A region from the Acidimicrobiales bacterium genome encodes:
- a CDS encoding c-type cytochrome, whose product MTDVPEHLLRRSRERRSAGDGDSGDAGEAPAADAPATDTPASSGEAAPVPATQAPVGTAAEPAPPPPPPPPYVEAAQRRAKIPVWAAPVLAILPLWALIYAGALTESGEALDPVLAEGQQIFAAQCAGCHGGGGGGGSGPPLTEVNLTFSDPQQHLDWVVDGSPAAGTPYGDPDRPGGQKISQQGFGAMPGFGNALTDEEVLAVVRYEREVIGGEEEPTLAEGAEGEGGDDD is encoded by the coding sequence GTGACCGACGTCCCCGAGCACCTGCTGCGCCGATCGCGAGAGCGCCGCTCCGCCGGCGACGGTGACAGCGGCGACGCCGGCGAGGCACCGGCCGCCGACGCACCGGCGACCGACACCCCGGCCAGCTCGGGCGAGGCGGCCCCCGTCCCGGCCACCCAGGCGCCGGTGGGCACCGCCGCCGAGCCGGCGCCGCCGCCCCCCCCGCCCCCGCCCTACGTGGAGGCTGCCCAGCGCCGGGCGAAGATCCCCGTCTGGGCCGCCCCCGTGCTCGCCATCCTCCCGCTGTGGGCCCTCATCTACGCTGGCGCCCTCACCGAGTCCGGCGAAGCGCTCGACCCCGTGCTCGCCGAGGGCCAGCAGATCTTCGCCGCCCAGTGCGCCGGGTGCCACGGCGGGGGCGGCGGCGGCGGCTCCGGCCCGCCGCTGACCGAGGTCAACCTGACGTTCTCCGACCCCCAGCAGCACCTCGACTGGGTCGTCGACGGCTCCCCGGCCGCGGGGACCCCCTACGGCGACCCCGACCGACCCGGCGGCCAGAAGATCTCCCAGCAGGGCTTTGGCGCCATGCCGGGCTTCGGCAACGCCCTCACCGACGAGGAGGTCCTCGCCGTGGTCCGCTACGAGCGCGAGGTCATCGGCGGCGAGGAGGAGCCCACGCTGGCCGAGGGTGCCGAGGGCGAGGGCGGCGACGACGACTGA
- a CDS encoding menaquinol-cytochrome c reductase cytochrome b subunit — protein sequence MTEIPEHLLKRAAEAKAKAAATPDAPPEEAAPADDDAAVAASDAEAEDTGKIPAHLLDRSKAAKAKAEGGGAAPAEGGGVATKERAPAGAGGAVATAGSQAPPLTTGPEGHTQRLLTVVKSGSIQDVKAKPVDKVHTWPHLLVVEFVAALLATAFLLVFAALVNAPLLTLANFNMTPNPSKAPWYFLGLQELLALFHPMVAGVTIPGIGMFALILAPYTDRNPSHRPEDRKFAISLFTIFLMFWAVLVIIGSFFRGPGFNFVFPWADGIFFEF from the coding sequence ATGACCGAGATCCCCGAGCACCTCCTCAAGCGAGCAGCGGAGGCCAAGGCCAAGGCCGCGGCCACGCCCGACGCCCCCCCGGAGGAAGCCGCGCCCGCTGACGACGACGCTGCCGTCGCGGCCAGCGACGCCGAGGCCGAGGACACCGGCAAGATCCCGGCCCACCTCCTCGATCGATCCAAGGCGGCCAAGGCCAAGGCCGAGGGCGGCGGCGCCGCCCCCGCCGAGGGCGGCGGCGTGGCGACCAAGGAGCGCGCCCCGGCCGGCGCCGGTGGCGCCGTGGCCACCGCCGGCTCGCAGGCCCCTCCGCTGACCACCGGCCCCGAGGGCCACACCCAGCGCCTCCTCACGGTCGTCAAGTCGGGCTCGATCCAGGACGTCAAGGCCAAGCCGGTCGACAAGGTCCACACCTGGCCCCACCTGCTGGTGGTCGAGTTCGTGGCCGCCCTGTTGGCCACCGCGTTCCTGCTCGTCTTCGCCGCCCTCGTGAACGCCCCGTTGCTCACGCTGGCCAACTTCAACATGACGCCGAACCCCTCCAAGGCGCCCTGGTACTTCCTCGGCCTCCAGGAGCTGCTCGCTCTGTTCCACCCGATGGTGGCCGGCGTCACCATCCCCGGCATCGGGATGTTCGCCCTGATCCTGGCGCCCTACACCGACCGCAACCCGTCGCATCGACCCGAGGACCGCAAGTTCGCGATCTCGCTGTTCACCATCTTCCTCATGTTCTGGGCGGTCCTGGTGATCATCGGCTCGTTCTTCCGGGGACCTGGCTTCAACTTCGTCTTCCCCTGGGCCGACGGCATCTTCTTCGAGTTCTAG
- a CDS encoding NADH-quinone oxidoreductase subunit B family protein — MPAPNGLEGMQHNFLTGPLEDVVKWARSNSVWPATFGLACCAIEMMATGAAHHDLSRFGMEVFRPSPRQADLMIVAGRVSQKMAPVLRQVYDQMMEPKWVLSMGVCASTGGMFNNYAIVQGVDQVVPVDVYAPGCPPNPQTLLHSILTLHELIRTGELTQRRRATGAGAGIHVEAQEAGDVPVTLQRKPVHLGTPT; from the coding sequence ATGCCGGCACCGAACGGCCTCGAGGGCATGCAGCACAACTTCCTCACCGGCCCCCTCGAGGACGTCGTCAAGTGGGCGCGCAGCAACAGCGTGTGGCCCGCCACCTTCGGCCTGGCCTGCTGCGCCATCGAGATGATGGCCACCGGCGCCGCCCACCACGACCTGTCGCGCTTCGGCATGGAGGTCTTCCGGCCCTCGCCCCGCCAGGCCGACCTGATGATCGTGGCCGGCCGCGTGAGCCAGAAGATGGCACCGGTGCTCCGGCAGGTCTACGACCAGATGATGGAGCCCAAGTGGGTCCTGTCGATGGGCGTCTGCGCCTCGACCGGCGGCATGTTCAACAACTACGCGATCGTGCAGGGGGTCGACCAGGTCGTCCCCGTCGACGTCTACGCCCCGGGCTGCCCCCCGAACCCCCAGACGCTGCTGCACTCGATCCTGACCCTCCACGAGCTCATCCGCACCGGCGAGCTCACCCAGCGCCGCCGGGCCACCGGCGCCGGCGCCGGCATCCACGTCGAGGCCCAGGAGGCCGGCGACGTCCCCGTCACCCTCCAGCGCAAGCCCGTCCACCTGGGTACTCCCACATGA
- a CDS encoding geranylgeranyl reductase family protein, with protein MSPTTDYDVLVVGGGPAGAATAYWLAEAGHRVLVVEKKVFPREKTCGDGLTPRAVHQLAEMGLEDAIARDHHRFDGLRTIAHGVTLELAWPDHPVFPSHGYVVRRRDLDQMVADHAVKAGATLWQGTEAVGPIFDRGLLTGASIKHKESGAVRDVTARYVVVADGSNSRFGRALGTSRIRSWPQGMAIRGYYESPMHDDPWIESALDVRDRNGASLPGYGWIFPVGDGTINVGIGLLSTFRDWKSVNTSHLMEEWAATAPAHWGITPEAKVGEPTGGRLPMGGSVGPKSGPTHLVVGDAAGSVNPFNGEGIDYAYETGRMAADVLDEALHTGNGLALQRYEQMLEAEYGLYFKVARTFVKIIGRPTLMRELTRVGMHSRPLMEWVLRIMANLLRPDEVGPAEAAYKVVAQLARVIPEPSA; from the coding sequence GTGAGTCCCACCACCGACTACGACGTGCTCGTCGTTGGGGGCGGCCCTGCCGGGGCGGCCACCGCCTACTGGCTGGCCGAGGCCGGCCACCGCGTGCTCGTGGTCGAGAAGAAGGTCTTCCCCCGGGAGAAGACCTGCGGCGACGGCCTCACGCCGCGGGCCGTCCACCAGCTGGCCGAGATGGGCCTCGAGGACGCCATCGCCCGCGACCACCACCGCTTCGACGGCCTGCGCACCATCGCCCACGGCGTCACCCTCGAGCTGGCCTGGCCCGACCACCCCGTGTTCCCCTCCCACGGCTACGTCGTGCGCCGCCGCGACCTCGACCAGATGGTGGCCGACCACGCCGTCAAGGCCGGTGCCACCCTGTGGCAGGGCACGGAGGCCGTCGGCCCGATCTTCGACCGTGGCCTCCTCACCGGCGCCTCGATCAAGCACAAGGAGAGCGGCGCGGTGCGCGACGTCACCGCCCGCTACGTGGTGGTGGCCGACGGGTCCAACTCGCGCTTCGGGCGGGCCCTCGGCACCAGTCGCATCCGGTCGTGGCCCCAGGGCATGGCGATCCGGGGCTACTACGAGAGCCCGATGCACGACGACCCCTGGATCGAGTCGGCCCTCGACGTCCGCGACCGCAACGGAGCGTCGCTGCCCGGCTACGGCTGGATCTTCCCGGTGGGCGACGGCACCATCAACGTCGGCATCGGGCTGCTCTCCACGTTCCGCGACTGGAAGTCGGTCAACACCTCCCACCTGATGGAGGAGTGGGCGGCCACCGCCCCGGCGCACTGGGGCATCACCCCCGAGGCCAAGGTGGGCGAGCCCACCGGTGGGCGGCTGCCGATGGGCGGCTCCGTCGGCCCCAAGTCGGGTCCCACCCACTTGGTGGTGGGCGACGCCGCCGGGTCGGTCAACCCGTTCAACGGCGAGGGCATCGACTACGCCTACGAGACCGGGCGCATGGCCGCCGACGTGCTCGACGAGGCCCTGCACACCGGCAACGGCCTGGCCCTCCAGCGCTACGAGCAGATGCTCGAAGCCGAGTACGGGCTCTACTTCAAGGTGGCCCGCACGTTCGTGAAGATCATCGGGCGGCCCACGCTCATGCGCGAGCTCACCCGGGTGGGCATGCACTCCCGACCCCTGATGGAGTGGGTCCTGCGGATCATGGCCAACCTGCTGCGACCCGACGAGGTCGGCCCCGCCGAGGCGGCCTACAAGGTCGTGGCCCAGCTGGCCCGAGTCATCCCCGAGCCCTCGGCCTGA
- a CDS encoding 4Fe-4S binding protein yields the protein MAKTDANPPMPTFSGDYILQEIDTDALGASVKPKQFLHIDQSECIMCEGCVDICPWKCIHMLSTEAVAEATNTAAPGLDPDDHVIFVVDEDVCTRCALCVDRCPTGVIVLGKAGVAARDGDQHQRDNNHGYGYGMRF from the coding sequence ATGGCCAAGACCGACGCCAACCCCCCGATGCCGACCTTCTCGGGGGACTACATCCTCCAGGAGATCGACACCGACGCCCTCGGTGCCTCGGTCAAGCCGAAGCAGTTCCTCCACATCGACCAGTCCGAGTGCATCATGTGCGAGGGCTGCGTCGACATCTGCCCCTGGAAGTGCATCCACATGCTCTCCACAGAGGCGGTGGCCGAGGCCACCAACACCGCAGCGCCGGGCCTCGACCCCGACGACCACGTGATCTTCGTGGTCGACGAGGACGTCTGCACCCGCTGCGCCCTCTGCGTCGACCGCTGCCCCACCGGCGTGATCGTCCTCGGCAAGGCCGGTGTCGCCGCCCGCGACGGCGACCAGCACCAGCGCGACAACAACCACGGCTACGGCTACGGGATGCGCTTCTGA
- a CDS encoding NADH-quinone oxidoreductase subunit D: MSDSAHHDQRAGGVGADTSEGAQEMMARGSVAATELLRESGAVLRMSEADVAELTQTIDDETIGDDETMIINMGPQHPSTHGVLRLMLELQGETVLRTKPIIGYLHTGMEKTGESLTYLQGTTNTTRMDYLSPLFNELVFAMATEKLLGLELPPRVTWIRMLMCELNRMSSHLLYFATNGMDMASTTSMIFGFREREEILTFFERCSGLRMNNNYIRVGGVAADLPDGWEDEVTALVDEIESRLPDHEDLFHGQPIWHERSQGVGVLTPEEALAMGCTGPILRATGVPWDLRRDTPYLAYDQVDFDVVIGTYGDALDRFSVRMDEIRESMRIVRQCVEAMPAGDHRVQDKKVTPPPRARIDESMEALIHHFKIFTEGFKVPEGEVYAAVESPRGELGCYIVSDGSSKPYRMHIRGPSFVNLQALPHMMRGGLVADAVAIISSVDPVMGEVDR; encoded by the coding sequence ATGAGCGACTCCGCACACCACGACCAGCGCGCCGGCGGCGTGGGGGCCGACACCAGCGAGGGCGCTCAGGAGATGATGGCCCGTGGCAGCGTGGCGGCCACCGAGCTGCTCCGCGAGTCGGGCGCGGTGCTGCGGATGTCGGAGGCCGACGTCGCCGAGCTGACCCAGACGATCGACGACGAGACCATCGGCGACGACGAGACGATGATCATCAACATGGGGCCCCAGCACCCCAGCACGCACGGCGTCCTGCGCCTGATGCTCGAGCTCCAGGGCGAGACGGTGCTGCGCACCAAGCCCATCATCGGCTACCTCCACACCGGCATGGAGAAGACGGGGGAGTCCCTCACCTACCTCCAGGGCACCACCAACACCACGCGGATGGACTACCTGTCGCCGCTGTTCAACGAGCTGGTGTTCGCCATGGCCACCGAGAAGCTGCTCGGCCTCGAGCTGCCCCCGCGGGTCACCTGGATCCGCATGCTGATGTGCGAGCTCAACCGCATGTCGTCGCACCTCCTCTACTTCGCCACCAACGGCATGGACATGGCCTCGACCACGTCGATGATCTTCGGCTTCCGCGAGCGCGAGGAGATCCTGACGTTCTTCGAGCGCTGCTCCGGCTTGCGGATGAACAACAACTACATCCGCGTGGGCGGGGTGGCCGCCGACCTGCCCGACGGCTGGGAGGACGAGGTCACCGCCCTCGTCGACGAGATCGAGTCCCGCCTGCCCGACCACGAGGACCTCTTCCACGGCCAGCCCATCTGGCACGAGCGCAGCCAGGGCGTGGGCGTCCTCACCCCCGAGGAGGCCCTGGCCATGGGGTGTACCGGGCCGATCCTCCGCGCCACCGGCGTGCCGTGGGACCTTCGCCGCGACACGCCGTACCTGGCCTATGACCAGGTCGACTTCGACGTCGTCATCGGCACCTACGGCGACGCCCTCGACCGCTTCTCGGTGCGCATGGACGAGATCCGCGAGTCGATGCGCATCGTGCGCCAGTGCGTCGAGGCCATGCCGGCGGGCGACCACCGGGTGCAGGACAAGAAGGTCACCCCGCCGCCCCGGGCCCGCATCGACGAGTCGATGGAGGCCCTGATCCACCACTTCAAGATCTTCACCGAGGGCTTCAAGGTGCCCGAGGGAGAGGTCTACGCCGCGGTCGAGTCCCCTCGTGGCGAGCTCGGCTGCTACATCGTCTCCGACGGCAGCTCCAAGCCCTACCGCATGCACATCCGGGGGCCGTCGTTCGTGAACCTCCAGGCGCTGCCTCACATGATGCGCGGCGGCCTCGTGGCCGACGCCGTCGCCATCATCTCCTCCGTCGATCCCGTGATGGGGGAGGTCGATCGCTGA
- the extP gene encoding selenite/tellurite reduction operon b-type cytochrome ExtP, with protein sequence MANTIQNKGRGAQLADRLSKLGDQIQGSQAWSSIFRPGSIFRKGYTDSPRNRSYVVMNSVLYHLHPVKVKRHAVKVSYTLCLGGLSFFLFIHLTVTGIFLMFFYRPTAAAAWNDIYTLQTSVTFGLLVRNMHRWAAHLMVLAVFLHMARVFYHGAYKPPREFNWVIGVILLTLTLLLSFTGYLLPWDQLALWAVTVGTNMMGYTPVFGDQVRFVLLGGVEIGTDTLLRWYVLHVLMLPFVLVIFMAIHFWRVRKDGGISGPL encoded by the coding sequence ATGGCGAACACCATCCAGAACAAGGGCCGGGGCGCCCAGCTCGCCGACCGGCTGAGCAAGCTCGGCGACCAGATCCAGGGGTCGCAGGCCTGGAGCTCGATCTTCCGACCGGGCTCGATCTTCCGGAAGGGATACACCGACAGCCCGAGGAACCGGTCGTACGTGGTCATGAACTCGGTGCTGTACCACCTCCACCCGGTGAAGGTGAAGCGCCACGCCGTCAAGGTCTCCTACACGCTGTGCCTCGGCGGGTTGAGCTTCTTCCTCTTCATCCACCTCACCGTCACCGGCATCTTCTTGATGTTCTTCTACCGCCCGACGGCGGCGGCGGCGTGGAACGACATCTACACGCTCCAGACCTCGGTCACCTTCGGCCTGCTGGTGCGCAACATGCACCGGTGGGCGGCCCACCTCATGGTGCTGGCGGTGTTCCTGCACATGGCTCGGGTCTTCTACCACGGGGCCTACAAGCCGCCGCGCGAGTTCAACTGGGTCATCGGCGTGATCCTGCTCACGCTGACCCTGCTCCTCAGCTTCACCGGGTACCTGCTGCCGTGGGACCAGCTGGCGCTGTGGGCCGTGACGGTGGGCACCAACATGATGGGCTACACCCCCGTGTTCGGCGACCAGGTGCGCTTCGTGCTCCTGGGCGGGGTGGAGATCGGCACCGACACGCTGCTGCGCTGGTACGTGCTCCACGTGCTGATGCTCCCGTTCGTGCTCGTGATCTTCATGGCCATCCACTTCTGGCGGGTCCGCAAGGACGGCGGCATCTCCGGGCCCCTGTAG
- a CDS encoding NADH-quinone oxidoreductase subunit C produces MSDGQSDVAPDEEAQGEGVPEPETRHGALVTRTFGDEVLHVERERWLEVVEALRDEGYTLCTDITAVDYLTHTGRTLPAGVAPERFEVVANLVSLEQRARLRLRTQVPEGDPTVASLWGVHPGTEAGEREVYDMFGIAFDGHPDMTRILMPEDWEGHPLRKDYAVGEIPVAFKGTPGVR; encoded by the coding sequence ATGAGCGACGGCCAGAGCGACGTGGCGCCCGACGAGGAGGCGCAGGGAGAGGGCGTGCCCGAACCGGAGACCCGGCACGGCGCGCTCGTCACCCGCACCTTCGGCGACGAGGTCCTCCACGTCGAGCGCGAGCGCTGGCTCGAGGTGGTGGAGGCGCTGCGCGACGAGGGCTACACCCTCTGCACCGACATCACTGCGGTCGACTACCTGACCCACACCGGGCGCACGCTGCCGGCCGGCGTCGCACCCGAGCGCTTCGAGGTGGTGGCCAACCTGGTGTCGCTCGAGCAGCGCGCCCGCCTCCGCCTCCGGACCCAGGTCCCCGAGGGCGACCCCACCGTGGCGTCGCTGTGGGGTGTCCACCCCGGGACCGAGGCGGGGGAGCGCGAGGTCTACGACATGTTCGGCATCGCCTTCGACGGCCACCCCGACATGACCCGCATCCTCATGCCCGAGGACTGGGAGGGTCACCCGCTGCGCAAGGACTACGCCGTGGGGGAGATCCCCGTGGCCTTCAAGGGCACCCCGGGGGTGAGATGA
- the ndhC gene encoding NADH-quinone oxidoreductase subunit A, with protein sequence MDDYLPIVVMFVLAVGFVVLSLVTTKMVASSRPTDAKLAPYECGIVPSREPARRFPVRFYLVAMIFIIFDIEIIFLFPWATVFRELGGYGLGVMMLFIVPFFLSFAWEISQGGLDWGPRKRMRRLDPAAALGRAPGPGVRRVTSPGLVAGSERRPVTAPAPEEVHA encoded by the coding sequence ATGGACGACTACCTGCCGATCGTCGTCATGTTCGTGCTCGCCGTCGGCTTCGTCGTGCTGAGCCTGGTGACCACCAAGATGGTCGCCTCCTCGCGCCCCACCGACGCCAAGCTGGCGCCCTACGAGTGCGGCATCGTGCCCAGCCGGGAACCCGCCCGCCGCTTCCCGGTGCGGTTCTACCTGGTGGCGATGATCTTCATCATCTTCGACATCGAGATCATCTTCCTGTTCCCGTGGGCCACGGTCTTCCGTGAGCTCGGCGGCTACGGCCTCGGCGTGATGATGCTCTTCATCGTGCCGTTCTTCCTCTCGTTCGCCTGGGAGATCTCCCAGGGGGGCCTCGACTGGGGCCCACGCAAGCGGATGCGCCGCCTCGACCCCGCTGCCGCGCTCGGCCGCGCCCCCGGCCCCGGCGTGCGCCGGGTGACCTCGCCCGGCCTCGTCGCCGGCTCCGAGCGGCGTCCCGTCACCGCCCCCGCGCCCGAGGAGGTCCACGCCTGA
- the nuoE gene encoding NADH-quinone oxidoreductase subunit NuoE: MSRLSSANVELAREIIARYPRSRSALIPLLHVAQEQDGWVSPEAMAHIGELLDLTPAEVLGTCSFYEMFKREPVGRYVVNVCTSISCHLMGGDELLEHCERSLGINAGATTADGTFTLNHVECIAACTEAPALQVNYRYVHRVTDADADALFDDLRAGRRDDEIPPHGTLTRIRQRPAPDRWVGRGAEGLAPEVR, from the coding sequence ATGTCCCGCCTGTCGTCCGCCAACGTCGAGCTCGCCCGGGAGATCATCGCCCGCTACCCGCGCAGCCGCTCCGCCCTGATCCCGCTGCTCCACGTCGCCCAGGAGCAGGATGGCTGGGTCAGCCCCGAGGCCATGGCCCACATCGGCGAGCTGCTCGACCTCACCCCCGCCGAGGTCCTCGGCACCTGCAGCTTCTACGAGATGTTCAAGCGCGAACCGGTCGGTCGCTACGTGGTGAACGTCTGCACCTCGATCTCGTGCCACCTCATGGGTGGCGACGAGCTGCTCGAGCACTGCGAGCGCAGCCTCGGGATCAACGCCGGGGCCACCACGGCCGACGGCACCTTCACGCTGAACCACGTCGAGTGCATTGCCGCGTGCACCGAGGCGCCCGCCCTCCAGGTCAACTACCGCTACGTCCACCGGGTCACCGACGCCGACGCCGACGCTCTCTTCGACGATCTGCGCGCCGGCCGGCGCGACGACGAGATCCCGCCCCACGGCACCCTCACCCGCATCCGCCAGCGTCCCGCCCCCGACCGGTGGGTCGGACGCGGCGCCGAGGGCCTCGCTCCGGAGGTCCGCTAG
- a CDS encoding cytochrome c, giving the protein MDLLIAAATGGGGGGAADAAPISAQQAIAIIVAVVVVVGWGLYLLTNMKRAKPEIGSEIELAPNRKPYYDDEQLEGPRLERALSWGLVSLAVIGVGLPLYWLAEPGRQAGAIDNMRERREGVTYVHGAGSEPVGGGALFAATDQGGFNCAGCHGGMAAIGGEVPATLTDPDGTLRQVQWYAPSLNDVTLRMTDEQIFDVLTFGRPFSPMPAWGIEGGGPMTSQQLENLILYMHSIAISPEEARQQNLAAMEAEQERIRGLGDQPATLGAALFNLHCARCHTKGWSYDEPVAPGSGAFGPPLYNVLEQFPDRQDHIDFVANGRQLGEQYGEQGQSSGRMPFFSQVLTEEQIEAIVDYERELTERQAAGGNRANRNGGGS; this is encoded by the coding sequence ATGGATCTCCTCATCGCAGCCGCCACCGGCGGCGGTGGCGGCGGCGCGGCCGATGCCGCCCCCATCTCCGCCCAGCAGGCCATCGCCATCATCGTGGCCGTCGTCGTCGTCGTGGGCTGGGGCCTCTACCTGCTCACCAACATGAAGCGCGCCAAGCCCGAGATCGGCTCCGAGATCGAGCTGGCCCCCAACCGCAAGCCCTACTACGACGACGAGCAGCTCGAGGGCCCGAGGCTCGAGCGGGCGCTCTCGTGGGGCCTCGTCAGCCTGGCCGTCATCGGCGTGGGCCTACCCCTCTACTGGCTTGCCGAGCCAGGCCGCCAGGCAGGCGCCATCGACAACATGCGCGAGCGGCGCGAGGGCGTCACCTACGTCCACGGCGCCGGCTCCGAGCCGGTGGGAGGCGGCGCCCTCTTCGCCGCCACCGACCAGGGGGGCTTCAACTGCGCCGGCTGCCATGGCGGCATGGCCGCCATCGGCGGCGAGGTTCCCGCCACCCTCACCGACCCCGACGGCACCCTCCGCCAGGTCCAGTGGTACGCCCCGTCGCTCAACGACGTCACCCTGCGGATGACCGACGAGCAGATCTTCGACGTCCTCACCTTCGGCCGGCCGTTCTCGCCGATGCCAGCGTGGGGCATCGAGGGCGGCGGTCCGATGACCAGCCAGCAGCTCGAGAACCTCATCCTCTACATGCACAGCATCGCCATCTCCCCCGAAGAGGCGCGTCAGCAGAACCTTGCCGCCATGGAGGCGGAGCAGGAGCGCATCCGCGGCCTGGGCGACCAGCCCGCCACCCTCGGTGCCGCGCTGTTCAACCTGCACTGCGCCCGCTGCCACACCAAGGGGTGGTCGTACGACGAGCCGGTGGCCCCAGGCTCGGGTGCCTTCGGGCCGCCGCTCTACAACGTGCTGGAGCAGTTCCCCGACCGCCAGGATCACATCGATTTCGTGGCCAACGGGCGCCAGCTGGGCGAGCAGTACGGGGAGCAGGGCCAGTCCAGCGGCCGCATGCCCTTCTTCTCGCAGGTACTGACCGAGGAGCAGATCGAGGCGATCGTGGACTACGAGCGCGAGCTCACGGAGCGACAGGCGGCCGGCGGCAACCGCGCCAACCGGAACGGGGGCGGCTCGTGA
- a CDS encoding Rieske 2Fe-2S domain-containing protein, with protein MEGTTVLTIAIPVLVALAALVLFTTARRRDTDRALSSETRRRDRSDSPFLAVDEDERPRTGREVEREAAMARASAGTELERFDSGPPAPYVPPDPETLGVTRRQFFNRSIIAMFGLGLSGFGAAVLAFLWPQLSAGFGSTITVGRVDDILSSIRDSHEPFYVAEGRFYLNPYPSAAVGKAANAYSDAVLPGMEAGLVALYQKCPHLGCRVPWCDTSQWFECGCHGSKYSRVGEWKGGPAPRGMDRFAVTVGDSGVVSVDTSLVVEGPAKGTNTTGQEAEGPNCVGGGGDH; from the coding sequence TTGGAAGGAACAACCGTCCTCACGATCGCCATCCCGGTCCTCGTGGCCCTGGCGGCGCTCGTGCTCTTCACCACGGCTCGTCGGCGCGACACCGACCGCGCCCTGTCGAGCGAGACGCGCCGCCGGGACCGCAGCGACAGCCCGTTCCTCGCCGTCGACGAGGACGAGCGTCCCCGGACCGGTCGCGAGGTCGAGCGCGAGGCCGCCATGGCCCGGGCGTCAGCCGGCACCGAGCTCGAGCGCTTCGACTCCGGACCGCCCGCTCCCTACGTCCCGCCCGACCCCGAGACCCTCGGCGTCACCCGCCGGCAGTTCTTCAACCGCAGCATCATCGCCATGTTCGGCCTCGGGCTCTCCGGCTTCGGCGCGGCCGTGCTGGCGTTCCTGTGGCCCCAGCTCTCGGCAGGCTTCGGCTCCACCATCACCGTGGGCCGGGTCGACGACATCCTGTCCTCGATCCGCGACAGCCACGAGCCCTTCTACGTCGCCGAGGGTCGCTTCTACCTCAACCCGTACCCGAGCGCGGCGGTGGGCAAGGCGGCCAACGCCTACTCCGACGCCGTGCTGCCCGGCATGGAGGCCGGCCTGGTGGCGCTCTACCAGAAGTGCCCCCACCTCGGCTGCCGCGTCCCGTGGTGCGACACCTCGCAGTGGTTCGAGTGCGGCTGCCACGGGTCGAAGTACAGCCGGGTGGGCGAGTGGAAGGGCGGCCCCGCACCCCGCGGCATGGACCGCTTCGCCGTCACCGTCGGCGACAGCGGCGTGGTCAGCGTCGACACGAGCCTCGTGGTGGAGGGCCCGGCCAAGGGCACCAACACCACCGGCCAGGAGGCCGAGGGCCCCAACTGCGTCGGTGGCGGGGGTGACCACTGA